The Vibrio navarrensis genome has a segment encoding these proteins:
- a CDS encoding phosphoglucomutase/phosphomannomutase family protein: MIKFGTGGWRAFIGEEFTKDNVRLVAQAVANIIHDEAVAHRGFVIGYDRRFLSDKAGAWFAEVLAANGIVVSFINKFVPTPIVMFKAKEMGCAYSACITASHNPADYNGIKVFIEGGRDADEVITQKIEAQIAHLTLDQVQSVDFEQAVQDKQINIINPMNEFVDSIIDFIDIEAIKRANLRVLIDPMFGVAKNALQTVLINGRCDVDVINDGKNPDFGGLMPSPSAATLYRLKHLVAAEGYDIGIGTDGDADRLGIIDEKGNFIHPNEVLMLLYYYLLEYKGWKGSVVRNIATTHILDKIAADHGEVCFEVPVGFKHISSQMEADDSLIGGESSGGLTIRGHIKGKDGVFASSLLVEMLSVTGKKLSELLDEIYSKYGYAYMAEGDCKFKAAQKEALYNKIYVEKQLPEFDFAIDKVSYHDGAKVYFQNGGWVIARFSGTEPLLRIFAEMQDKETAELVLQQFKEFLALN; the protein is encoded by the coding sequence ATGATCAAATTTGGAACCGGTGGCTGGCGCGCTTTTATTGGCGAAGAGTTCACCAAAGACAACGTTCGCTTGGTCGCGCAAGCGGTCGCGAACATCATTCATGACGAAGCAGTGGCGCATCGCGGTTTTGTCATCGGCTACGACCGCCGTTTCTTGTCAGACAAAGCGGGGGCTTGGTTTGCAGAAGTGCTGGCGGCCAACGGCATTGTGGTCAGTTTTATCAATAAATTTGTCCCAACGCCGATTGTGATGTTTAAAGCCAAAGAAATGGGCTGTGCTTACTCTGCCTGTATTACCGCATCGCACAACCCCGCGGACTACAACGGCATCAAGGTATTTATTGAAGGCGGACGTGATGCTGACGAAGTGATCACGCAGAAGATCGAAGCGCAAATCGCCCATCTGACTCTAGATCAAGTGCAAAGCGTCGATTTCGAACAAGCGGTGCAAGACAAACAGATCAATATCATCAATCCGATGAATGAGTTTGTCGATTCGATCATCGATTTTATCGATATTGAAGCGATTAAACGTGCCAATCTGCGCGTGTTGATTGACCCTATGTTTGGCGTGGCGAAAAACGCACTGCAAACCGTCCTGATTAATGGCCGCTGCGATGTCGACGTGATCAACGATGGCAAAAACCCAGACTTTGGCGGGCTAATGCCTTCGCCAAGTGCCGCGACGCTCTATCGTCTCAAGCACTTAGTGGCCGCAGAGGGCTACGACATTGGCATCGGCACTGACGGCGATGCCGACCGCTTGGGCATCATCGATGAGAAAGGCAACTTCATTCACCCTAACGAAGTGTTGATGCTGCTTTACTACTACCTGCTTGAATATAAAGGCTGGAAAGGTTCGGTGGTGCGCAATATCGCCACGACGCATATTCTCGACAAGATCGCCGCCGATCATGGCGAAGTGTGCTTTGAAGTTCCTGTTGGCTTTAAACACATCAGCTCACAAATGGAAGCGGACGACTCTTTGATTGGTGGGGAGAGCTCTGGCGGCTTGACCATTCGCGGTCACATCAAGGGCAAAGATGGCGTATTCGCTTCTAGCCTGTTGGTGGAAATGCTCTCGGTGACTGGCAAAAAACTCTCTGAGTTACTCGATGAGATCTACAGCAAATACGGCTACGCCTACATGGCCGAAGGCGATTGCAAATTTAAAGCCGCGCAGAAAGAGGCGTTGTACAACAAAATTTATGTTGAGAAGCAGCTACCTGAGTTTGATTTTGCCATCGACAAAGTGAGTTATCACGACGGGGCCAAAGTCTACTTCCAAAATGGCGGCTGGGTGATTGCCCGCTTTTCCGGCACAGAGCCACTGCTGAGAATTTTTGCCGAGATGCAGGATAAAGAGACTGCTGAGCTTGTTCTTCAACAGTTTAAAGAATTTTTGGCTTTAAACTGA
- a CDS encoding ABC transporter ATP-binding protein encodes MSCALSIRNLTCQYDQQTILESLSLHVEPGQIVCLLGASGCGKTTLLKAIAGLLPLSAGEMCLNGVTIDNGERWLPPEQRNIGMIFQDYALFPHLTVADNVAFGLKGSSQQDKQRRVAEMLDLVHLSAFAQRYPHQLSGGQQQRVAIARSLAYKPDLLLLDEPFSNIDTQVRHELIGEIRKLFKAQGVTAIFVTHSREEAFAFADKMAVMNHGVIEQYGTASELYYQPSSKFVADFLGGGSYLPATRLSESEFETQLGVVEAQAQQPIELNARCELLLRPQHIQISAAAESSICILEQQFMGDHCRYVIESNGSQLLASSSQALSVGQSVSVKVDTQGILAF; translated from the coding sequence ATGAGCTGTGCGTTATCTATCCGAAATTTGACCTGCCAATATGATCAACAGACGATTTTAGAATCGCTCTCTTTGCACGTTGAACCGGGGCAAATTGTCTGTTTGCTTGGCGCGAGTGGCTGTGGCAAAACAACCTTGCTCAAGGCCATTGCCGGCCTCCTGCCGCTCAGTGCGGGCGAGATGTGCCTCAATGGTGTGACGATCGACAATGGTGAACGCTGGTTGCCGCCTGAGCAGCGTAATATTGGCATGATCTTTCAAGACTACGCACTCTTCCCGCATTTGACGGTAGCGGACAACGTTGCATTTGGTTTGAAAGGGAGTAGTCAGCAAGACAAACAGCGTCGAGTGGCCGAAATGTTGGATTTGGTGCATCTGAGCGCCTTTGCCCAGCGCTACCCGCACCAGCTTTCAGGTGGTCAGCAGCAGCGAGTCGCCATTGCGCGCTCATTGGCTTACAAGCCAGATTTACTGCTGTTGGATGAACCGTTTTCCAATATCGACACCCAAGTGCGCCATGAGCTGATTGGTGAAATTCGCAAATTGTTCAAAGCGCAAGGGGTAACGGCGATTTTTGTTACTCATTCTCGCGAAGAGGCGTTTGCCTTTGCCGATAAAATGGCGGTGATGAACCACGGCGTAATTGAGCAATATGGCACGGCGTCGGAGCTTTACTATCAACCATCAAGCAAGTTTGTGGCGGATTTTCTTGGCGGGGGGAGTTATTTGCCCGCAACGCGTCTGTCTGAGAGCGAGTTCGAAACGCAGCTTGGTGTGGTAGAAGCCCAAGCGCAGCAGCCAATAGAACTCAACGCTCGCTGCGAACTGTTGCTGCGCCCGCAGCACATTCAAATCAGTGCCGCCGCAGAGAGCAGTATTTGCATTTTAGAACAGCAGTTTATGGGCGATCACTGTCGCTATGTGATTGAAAGCAATGGCAGTCAGCTGTTAGCCAGTTCCTCGCAAGCGCTGAGTGTCGGACAGAGCGTGAGTGTCAAAGTGGATACGCAAGGGATCTTGGCATTTTAA
- a CDS encoding ABC transporter permease, whose amino-acid sequence MKEQKYTWKTSSGALAVLLVLPILAIFYTAVGSSDELFAHLLATVMPSYIVNTITLTLGVMLLSLLLGIPSAWLMAMCKLPSEKWLQWALVLPLAMPGYIIGYIFTDWFDYAGPVQILLRDITGWGAGEYWFPDIRTVPGAVFVLSLVLYPYVYLLCRAAFMEQNVSLLQSARLLKCSPWESFWRISMPLARPSIAVALSLVAMETIGDFGTVSYFAVNTLTTAVYDTWLGYSNLNAAAKISALMLVIVILLLSAERYSRRRQKLFQAQFNSHEDFRYQLHGWKKWAALCWCWGLVAMAFLFPLLQLLDYSLTYFAQSWTEEFRRFALNSLQVSLSAAIVAVLVALVVNFNYRLHSQRSSLVWMRMSSLGYAVPGTVLAIGVMVPVLSLDHLVNDLAKQFAWGRPGLIFSGSMFAMIFAMVVRFAAVAIGSIESHLNKVSPSLDMAARTMGCDANRMLWRVHFPLIKRGMLIAALLVFIESMKELNAALLLRPFNFETLATYVYSYASDERLEIAAMPAVLLVLVGLIPLVIVNRSLEQSH is encoded by the coding sequence ATGAAAGAACAAAAATACACCTGGAAAACCAGCAGTGGGGCATTAGCCGTACTGCTGGTTTTGCCGATCTTAGCGATCTTCTACACGGCGGTTGGCTCAAGCGACGAGCTGTTTGCTCACTTGTTGGCAACCGTGATGCCTTCCTACATTGTTAACACCATTACTTTGACCTTGGGCGTGATGCTGCTCTCGTTGTTGCTTGGCATTCCGAGTGCTTGGCTCATGGCAATGTGCAAACTGCCTAGTGAAAAGTGGCTGCAGTGGGCGTTGGTGCTGCCATTGGCGATGCCCGGTTACATCATCGGCTACATTTTTACCGATTGGTTTGACTACGCTGGCCCAGTACAGATTTTGCTGCGTGACATCACGGGCTGGGGCGCTGGGGAATATTGGTTTCCCGATATTCGCACTGTCCCGGGGGCGGTTTTCGTCCTGTCGCTGGTGCTCTATCCTTATGTCTATCTGCTGTGTCGCGCCGCCTTTATGGAGCAAAATGTCTCTTTGCTGCAAAGTGCGCGCCTGCTTAAATGCAGCCCGTGGGAGAGTTTTTGGCGTATTTCGATGCCGCTGGCGCGTCCTTCCATCGCCGTAGCCTTGTCACTGGTTGCGATGGAAACCATCGGTGATTTTGGCACGGTGAGCTATTTCGCGGTCAATACCTTAACTACCGCGGTTTACGACACTTGGCTGGGCTATTCCAATCTCAATGCGGCGGCGAAAATCTCCGCGTTGATGCTGGTGATCGTCATCTTACTGCTCAGCGCTGAGCGCTACAGTCGTCGTCGGCAAAAGCTGTTTCAAGCGCAGTTTAATAGCCATGAAGATTTTCGCTATCAACTGCATGGCTGGAAAAAATGGGCGGCACTGTGTTGGTGCTGGGGGCTGGTGGCGATGGCATTCCTGTTTCCGCTGTTGCAACTGCTCGACTACTCGCTGACCTATTTTGCGCAAAGCTGGACCGAAGAGTTTCGCCGTTTTGCACTTAACAGCTTGCAAGTCTCTTTATCTGCGGCGATTGTCGCGGTATTGGTCGCGTTGGTGGTGAACTTCAATTATCGACTTCACAGCCAGCGCTCGAGCTTAGTGTGGATGCGCATGTCGTCGCTCGGCTATGCCGTGCCGGGAACGGTTTTGGCCATTGGTGTGATGGTGCCGGTGTTGTCGCTCGATCATTTGGTCAACGACTTGGCCAAGCAGTTTGCATGGGGAAGGCCGGGGCTGATTTTTTCCGGTTCTATGTTTGCCATGATTTTTGCTATGGTGGTGCGTTTTGCCGCGGTGGCGATTGGCAGTATTGAAAGTCATCTCAACAAGGTTTCCCCTTCGCTAGACATGGCGGCCAGAACCATGGGCTGTGATGCCAATCGCATGTTGTGGCGGGTGCATTTCCCTTTGATCAAACGTGGCATGCTCATAGCGGCCTTATTGGTGTTTATTGAGTCGATGAAAGAGCTCAATGCGGCTTTGCTTTTGCGACCCTTTAACTTCGAAACCCTTGCGACCTACGTTTATAGCTACGCCTCCGACGAGCGCTTGGAGATCGCAGCGATGCCTGCGGTACTTTTGGTGCTGGTCGGTTTGATCCCTCTTGTCATTGTTAACCGTTCACTGGAGCAGAGTCACTAA
- a CDS encoding Fe(3+) ABC transporter substrate-binding protein produces MKKLLTLSALACATLAPTAMAAEEVNVYSYRQPFLVEPMFKEFTKETGIKVNVMFAKTGIAEKLAQEGEYSPADVILTVDISRLAELTDKGLVQPVNSDIIEKNVPAQYQDKQNEWFALTTRTRSVYSSRDRVGLLGEDFDYEDLAKPEFKGKICTRSGKHPYNVSLVSAMIAHHGEAETKKWLEGVKANLARKPQGNDRGQVKAIKEGLCDVSLGNSYYLGAMINDPEQKAWADSVYINFPNQKTQGTHVNISGMAMAKYAPNKANAQKLMEFLTDDVAQQMYAEVNFEYPVKEGVKRSELVASWGDFKADTLSLDDIASHHAAAIKLLDEVKFDL; encoded by the coding sequence ATGAAAAAACTGCTTACTCTGTCTGCGCTGGCGTGCGCGACACTGGCACCGACAGCCATGGCTGCTGAAGAAGTGAACGTCTACTCTTACCGCCAACCTTTCCTGGTTGAACCCATGTTTAAAGAGTTCACCAAAGAGACGGGCATTAAAGTGAACGTGATGTTTGCGAAAACCGGTATTGCAGAGAAGCTAGCGCAAGAGGGCGAATACAGCCCGGCAGATGTGATTCTTACCGTAGACATCAGCCGTCTTGCTGAACTGACCGACAAAGGGCTAGTTCAGCCTGTAAACAGTGACATTATTGAAAAAAATGTCCCAGCACAGTACCAAGATAAGCAAAACGAGTGGTTCGCGTTGACCACCCGTACGCGCAGTGTTTACTCATCACGCGATCGCGTTGGTCTGCTGGGTGAAGACTTTGACTACGAAGATCTGGCGAAACCAGAATTCAAAGGCAAAATTTGTACTCGCAGCGGTAAACATCCTTACAACGTTTCTCTGGTATCAGCAATGATTGCTCATCACGGTGAAGCGGAAACCAAAAAATGGCTGGAAGGTGTGAAAGCGAACCTAGCGCGTAAACCGCAAGGCAACGATCGCGGTCAAGTGAAAGCGATCAAAGAAGGCCTTTGTGATGTTTCTCTCGGCAACAGTTACTACCTTGGCGCAATGATCAACGATCCTGAGCAAAAAGCGTGGGCGGACTCGGTGTATATCAACTTCCCGAATCAGAAAACTCAAGGCACACACGTCAACATCTCTGGCATGGCAATGGCCAAATACGCACCAAACAAAGCCAATGCGCAGAAGCTGATGGAGTTCTTGACCGACGATGTGGCGCAGCAAATGTATGCTGAGGTGAACTTTGAGTACCCAGTTAAAGAAGGCGTGAAACGCTCTGAGCTGGTGGCATCTTGGGGAGACTTTAAAGCCGATACGCTTTCTCTAGATGACATTGCATCTCACCATGCAGCGGCAATTAAGCTTCTCGACGAAGTGAAATTTGACCTTTAA
- a CDS encoding ammonium transporter, which translates to MELTTTVTELRYALDTFFFLISGALVMWMAAGFAMLEAGLVRSKNTTEILTKNFCLYAIACTTYLVVGYNIMYVDNSEGGWLPSLGALIGSQAEGADHSLESDFFFQVVFVATAMSVVSGAVAERMKLWSFLVFSAILTAFIYPMEGYWTWGGGFLSAAGFSDFAGSGIVHMAGASAALAGVLLLGARKGKYGKNGEIYPIPGSNMPLATLGTFILWFGWFGFNGGSQLMLSDFENATAVGQIFLNTNAAAAAGAIAALLVCKTTWGKADLTMILNGALAGLVAITADPLSPSPVYSVAIGAVAGALVVFSIIGLDKVKIDDPVGAISVHGVCGFFGLMVVPLSNANATFSAQLLGAAVIFAWVFGASLVVWGILKATMGIRVSEEEEMEGMDMHDCGVGAYPEFVTVK; encoded by the coding sequence ATGGAATTAACAACAACCGTAACTGAGTTACGCTACGCGCTCGATACCTTTTTCTTTCTCATTTCCGGCGCGCTTGTGATGTGGATGGCGGCTGGTTTCGCCATGTTGGAAGCGGGTCTGGTGCGTTCAAAAAACACCACTGAAATTCTAACCAAAAACTTCTGTTTGTACGCTATCGCCTGTACGACCTACTTGGTGGTTGGTTACAACATCATGTACGTCGACAACAGCGAAGGCGGTTGGCTGCCCTCGCTTGGTGCGCTGATTGGCAGTCAAGCCGAAGGGGCGGATCACTCGCTGGAATCTGACTTCTTCTTCCAAGTGGTCTTCGTTGCCACCGCCATGTCTGTGGTATCGGGTGCTGTCGCTGAGCGTATGAAACTGTGGTCTTTCCTTGTGTTTTCGGCCATTTTGACCGCGTTTATCTACCCAATGGAAGGTTACTGGACTTGGGGTGGTGGCTTCCTGTCTGCGGCTGGATTTAGCGACTTTGCGGGTTCGGGTATTGTGCATATGGCGGGTGCGTCTGCGGCTCTAGCGGGTGTGTTATTGCTCGGTGCACGTAAAGGCAAATACGGTAAAAACGGTGAAATCTACCCAATTCCGGGTTCTAACATGCCACTAGCCACCTTAGGTACCTTCATCTTGTGGTTTGGTTGGTTCGGTTTCAACGGCGGCTCACAATTAATGCTGTCGGATTTTGAAAACGCGACAGCGGTAGGTCAAATCTTCCTTAACACCAACGCGGCTGCGGCTGCGGGTGCTATCGCTGCACTGCTCGTGTGTAAAACCACTTGGGGTAAAGCAGACCTGACCATGATTCTCAACGGCGCGTTGGCTGGTCTAGTGGCGATTACCGCAGATCCTCTTTCTCCATCGCCAGTTTACTCGGTGGCGATCGGTGCGGTAGCAGGTGCGCTGGTGGTGTTCAGCATCATCGGTCTGGATAAAGTGAAGATTGACGATCCAGTGGGTGCTATCTCTGTTCACGGCGTGTGTGGCTTCTTTGGCCTGATGGTGGTTCCGCTAAGCAATGCCAACGCGACTTTCTCAGCTCAGCTTCTCGGCGCTGCGGTGATCTTTGCTTGGGTGTTTGGCGCAAGCTTAGTGGTGTGGGGCATCTTGAAAGCGACCATGGGTATCCGTGTTAGTGAAGAAGAAGAGATGGAAGGCATGGACATGCACGATTGTGGTGTCGGCGCTTACCCAGAGTTCGTTACCGTCAAATAA
- the glnK gene encoding P-II family nitrogen regulator: MKLINAIIKPFKLDDVREALADVGIEGMTVSEVKGFGRQKGHTELYRGAEYQVDFLPKVKLEIATQADNVDRVIDAITKAAHTGKIGDGKIFVYDLSHAVRIRTGETDIEAL; encoded by the coding sequence ATGAAACTAATCAACGCCATAATTAAACCATTTAAACTGGATGATGTTCGTGAAGCGCTGGCGGATGTCGGCATTGAAGGGATGACGGTTTCAGAAGTGAAAGGATTCGGCCGCCAGAAAGGGCATACCGAGCTGTATCGCGGTGCCGAGTATCAGGTTGATTTTCTGCCGAAGGTAAAACTTGAGATTGCCACTCAAGCAGACAATGTGGACCGAGTGATTGACGCGATCACCAAAGCGGCGCATACCGGAAAAATTGGTGACGGCAAAATTTTTGTGTACGACTTAAGTCACGCGGTACGTATTCGTACTGGCGAGACTGATATTGAAGCACTGTAA
- a CDS encoding TonB-dependent receptor domain-containing protein — protein MLLTRKTNLAMAVASLCAISTSAQAESKADEVMVVTASGFEQKLVDAPASVTVITEEDLRARPYTNLLDALRNIEGVDVGESQDKSGQSTISIRGMGADYTLVLIDGKRQNNNGDLYPNNFVGFQSAHIPPLDMIERIEVVRGPMSTLYGADAMGGVVNIITKRASKEWHGSISTSRTFQENSELGDVNTTDFYASGALIEDKLALSVRGSYYDKAESTPSYAAELGPDGNMHTPPSTFGGGGKTSDNQNWTAGFGLAWYINEDQELLIDYDASRQKYDNSESQFGTTDSAATIYKNARVGYAPTQRTLRDQWSLTHKGKWEFGRSEVSLSHVKTENLGRSLPLSLQQRQELADKKANLSQAEVMAWIESELMSRPKRELRNESTTLDAKLELPLGDHFVVVGGQLIDSEMEDGVFGMQGSGYRAGAMQEQTQYSLFVEDSWRIIEPLTLTAGVRYDDHDTFGSHVSPRLYGVYTLNPNWTVKGGVSTGYKTPKTTDLYSGITGFGGQGTSPWVGNENLKPEESVNSEVAVYYTHEKGHTFNATFFHNDFKNKIESKYNCIANPNNRACDNADAAGWNALNSRYVLSYKDNVGDARVQGVELAGQLMLPYDFSLRANYTYTDSEITSGANKGEPLTSNPVKHMLNTTLNWYATNYVSLYLTMEANSDRYRGQDDSGKDQYYKDFEVFHLGGSWMLSDDLTLSARVNNLFDKDFTTYDVTNWQDNGDGSYTMTKEDHYNVKHASRNFWISANMRF, from the coding sequence ATGTTGTTAACACGTAAGACAAACTTGGCGATGGCCGTTGCATCGCTCTGCGCGATTTCTACTTCTGCCCAAGCAGAAAGCAAAGCCGATGAAGTGATGGTAGTAACTGCTTCTGGATTTGAACAAAAACTGGTTGATGCGCCTGCCAGCGTAACGGTGATTACCGAGGAAGATCTCCGTGCCCGCCCGTACACCAATTTGCTTGATGCGCTGCGCAATATCGAAGGGGTTGACGTTGGTGAAAGCCAAGACAAAAGCGGCCAGAGCACCATCAGTATCCGCGGAATGGGGGCGGACTATACCTTGGTTTTAATTGATGGTAAGCGTCAAAACAACAATGGTGACCTCTATCCGAACAACTTTGTCGGTTTCCAATCGGCACACATTCCGCCACTGGATATGATTGAGCGTATCGAAGTGGTGCGTGGCCCCATGTCCACTCTGTACGGTGCAGATGCGATGGGCGGCGTAGTCAACATCATCACTAAACGTGCGAGCAAAGAGTGGCACGGCTCTATCTCAACCAGTCGTACCTTCCAAGAGAATAGTGAACTGGGCGATGTTAACACCACCGATTTTTACGCCTCGGGTGCGCTTATCGAAGATAAATTGGCGCTCTCTGTGCGCGGCAGCTACTACGATAAAGCCGAATCCACGCCATCTTATGCTGCTGAGCTTGGGCCAGATGGCAATATGCATACGCCTCCAAGCACCTTTGGTGGCGGCGGTAAAACCTCCGATAACCAGAACTGGACCGCTGGCTTTGGCTTAGCTTGGTACATCAACGAGGATCAGGAACTGTTGATCGACTACGATGCTTCACGTCAGAAGTACGACAACAGCGAATCGCAATTCGGCACCACCGATAGTGCCGCAACCATCTATAAAAATGCCCGTGTAGGCTATGCTCCGACTCAGCGCACGCTGCGTGACCAATGGTCTTTGACGCACAAAGGCAAGTGGGAGTTTGGCCGCAGTGAAGTCTCGCTATCGCATGTTAAAACAGAAAATTTAGGCCGTTCACTGCCGCTCTCGCTACAGCAGCGTCAAGAGTTGGCGGATAAAAAAGCCAATTTGAGCCAAGCCGAAGTGATGGCCTGGATCGAATCTGAATTGATGTCTCGTCCTAAACGTGAACTGCGTAACGAAAGCACTACGTTGGATGCCAAACTCGAGCTGCCTTTGGGCGATCACTTTGTGGTTGTAGGCGGACAACTGATTGATTCCGAGATGGAAGATGGCGTGTTTGGCATGCAAGGCTCGGGCTATCGAGCGGGAGCGATGCAAGAGCAAACTCAATATTCGCTGTTTGTCGAAGACAGCTGGCGCATCATTGAGCCATTGACGCTGACCGCGGGTGTGCGCTACGACGATCACGATACATTCGGTAGCCATGTTTCACCGCGTTTGTACGGTGTGTACACCTTAAACCCGAACTGGACAGTAAAAGGTGGTGTGTCAACGGGGTATAAAACGCCGAAAACCACCGATCTATACTCCGGCATTACCGGCTTTGGCGGCCAAGGCACTAGCCCGTGGGTTGGCAACGAAAACCTGAAACCGGAAGAATCGGTCAACAGCGAAGTGGCGGTGTACTACACCCATGAAAAAGGCCATACCTTTAACGCGACCTTCTTCCATAACGATTTTAAAAACAAGATCGAAAGCAAATACAACTGTATCGCCAATCCAAACAATCGCGCGTGTGACAATGCGGATGCCGCAGGTTGGAATGCATTAAATAGTCGCTATGTGTTGAGTTACAAAGACAACGTCGGTGATGCAAGAGTGCAAGGGGTTGAGCTAGCAGGGCAACTGATGCTGCCATACGATTTTTCACTAAGAGCAAACTACACTTACACCGATTCTGAGATCACCAGTGGGGCCAATAAAGGTGAGCCGTTGACCAGTAATCCAGTGAAGCACATGCTCAATACGACCTTAAACTGGTACGCGACCAACTACGTTTCGCTCTATCTGACCATGGAAGCCAACTCAGACCGCTACCGTGGTCAAGATGACAGCGGTAAGGATCAGTACTACAAAGATTTCGAGGTCTTCCACTTAGGTGGCAGTTGGATGCTGTCGGATGATTTGACTCTCTCCGCTCGTGTGAACAACTTGTTTGACAAAGACTTTACCACCTACGATGTCACCAACTGGCAAGACAACGGCGATGGTAGCTACACCATGACTAAAGAAGATCACTACAACGTGAAACACGCGTCGCGTAACTTCTGGATCTCGGCCAACATGCGTTTTTAA
- a CDS encoding HAMP domain-containing sensor histidine kinase, with protein sequence MAKLRRWLALPKKLAVRLFVALALGVVLVVSAFSCVEMLLYQRLLNLSKQQHQEFVDLAHQAGQWVARKEWSQLAQWEAKQRYVLYVVDQQFQPVSGRDVHPHVLKKMHFYRRLDQPMGDRVSRPMIGIRLDQEHQLMIQLPWQQHPAAKASYYLWAVNAIVGVCILAFISWVLTRYLQNPLTQLQAATRALAQEKTDTRVAHTLGHSVSEFRELALDFDRMAERIQILVEEQRQLVRTLSHELKTPLTRQLLATHLCQRAKEPEQRTLWLDRVEQEAQLMNSMIEKILELSQLESSQFSVSLKPLDINAYLTEQAALFEPHLLSGQQIELALCQQAAWIEADPVLLGSVLNNLLTNCVKYAGEACTICLSTFVEQEMLMIEVADDGPGVGEQELAKLFTPFYQVKQSPSSASGYGLGLSIVAQAVKKMAGSLSAHSENGLQVRLQFACWQQAAKSSVK encoded by the coding sequence ATGGCTAAACTGCGCCGTTGGCTCGCCTTGCCAAAAAAACTGGCTGTGCGGCTGTTTGTCGCACTCGCGCTTGGAGTGGTGTTGGTAGTGAGTGCGTTTAGCTGCGTGGAAATGTTGCTCTACCAGCGTCTACTCAATCTTTCCAAACAGCAGCACCAAGAATTTGTTGATTTGGCACACCAGGCGGGGCAGTGGGTCGCACGTAAAGAGTGGTCGCAACTGGCGCAATGGGAAGCCAAGCAGCGTTACGTACTGTATGTGGTTGATCAACAGTTTCAGCCGGTCAGTGGCCGAGATGTTCATCCGCATGTGTTGAAAAAAATGCACTTTTATCGCCGTTTAGATCAGCCGATGGGCGATCGTGTTTCTCGCCCTATGATTGGCATTCGTCTTGATCAAGAACATCAACTGATGATTCAACTGCCTTGGCAGCAGCACCCGGCCGCCAAGGCGAGCTACTATTTGTGGGCAGTGAATGCGATTGTCGGCGTGTGTATTCTTGCCTTTATCTCTTGGGTGCTGACGCGCTATCTGCAAAATCCGCTCACCCAGTTGCAGGCGGCAACGCGCGCATTGGCGCAAGAAAAAACCGACACCCGCGTCGCGCATACCCTTGGTCACAGCGTGAGCGAATTTCGTGAATTAGCGCTGGATTTTGACCGTATGGCCGAGCGCATCCAAATTTTGGTGGAAGAGCAGCGACAGTTGGTGCGTACTTTGTCGCATGAGCTCAAAACGCCGCTCACCCGCCAGTTGTTGGCCACGCACCTTTGTCAGCGAGCCAAAGAGCCTGAGCAGCGCACACTCTGGCTCGATAGGGTCGAGCAGGAAGCGCAATTGATGAACTCGATGATTGAAAAAATTCTTGAGTTGAGCCAGTTAGAGAGCAGCCAGTTTTCTGTATCGCTCAAGCCTTTGGACATCAATGCCTATCTCACCGAGCAAGCGGCTCTATTTGAGCCTCATCTTTTGTCTGGGCAACAGATTGAATTAGCCTTGTGTCAGCAAGCGGCTTGGATTGAAGCGGATCCTGTACTGCTGGGCAGTGTGCTCAACAATCTTCTCACCAATTGCGTGAAATACGCAGGCGAGGCGTGTACTATCTGTTTGTCCACCTTCGTTGAACAAGAGATGTTGATGATTGAAGTTGCCGACGATGGTCCGGGCGTTGGCGAGCAAGAGCTAGCCAAGTTGTTTACGCCATTTTATCAAGTCAAGCAGTCGCCAAGCTCAGCGAGTGGCTATGGGCTTGGCCTCTCGATTGTCGCGCAAGCGGTGAAAAAAATGGCGGGCAGCCTAAGTGCGCATAGTGAGAATGGCTTACAAGTTCGCCTGCAATTTGCTTGTTGGCAGCAAGCAGCAAAAAGTTCCGTAAAGTAA